The genomic segment gaatgcagaatgctcagCAGTTGAGTGAACCAGACACAGAAACCAAGAAAATTTACAAACCTGCAGTAACCAATGCAGAGAAAACCAAAATGAACAAGAGAGTTGGCAcaacacagagaaaaaaagaaaacttggcATTGGAAGCACTAGAAGCCAAACTGACAGAGaagcaattacaattatttcaaaGGAGATTGGAAAATGGATATGACGTTGTACATATGGATCTATCAATTCTGAGTGTTACTGAAAGACAAGAATATGCATATTGGAAATCTTGGAATGCTTTGATGACAAAGGCCTGTCAACAAGGACGTGGGAGCAATGGAAAAGAACCTCTGACGGAGTCAAGTGAGGAAAGTGACAGCGACGACGGAGTTGAGCGAAGTGATGATGAGCAAAGTGAATGGAATGGCAGTGATGACGAGACAAGCATAGCTTGCTACCCAGACTCGCCACCTCATGATGTTGTTCAGGACCAGCCGGCCACCTCCCAGAGCTTACCACCAAGGACTCTTGATGACAGACCAAAGGTACTGCTTTTCACATGAACAATGTTAAAATTGTTACATTTAATGATAACAATATACTTTATTAACCACAAGTGGGACTTTGTTCACAAGCTTTAACAGTAGAAGAGAAATTACAGTACAGTACCATAAACATTATTAAACTGTCTGTTAGATACAGAAACAATTTGGATTATGCCTACAGTAGTACCATTTGTTTGCCAAGAACATGTCATTGCTATGAGAATCAATCTGTTTTTCAGGACCTGACCTACCAAGTTGCTGCCCTTACAGATACCCAGGACCGACAAGACATCCTTGAGGACCAGCCAGCTCGCCAAAAGGATCAGCCAGCTAATGAGGTTGGCTCTGGTTTTTAAATTGTGCATGCATTTTGCTGAATGTTTGAGGTTCTTACCCTTCTGCTCTTGCACAGTTAAAGTCAGGGTGGTAAAATTGCtgaaaatgttgactttatCAAACAGAGATGGTGCTGTGACATTGATTTAACATTATAGACCATTACGTGAAGATGGACAAAATTGAATGTTAtaaaagagttgtttggaacaacAGTCTTACATGACGAAGAAAAGATGTCAGTGCTATTATTCATCAAGCAGccatttactttaatttaatCTCACTCCCTATTTATATATGTAACAGCTTAATTCAATCACCTTGTCTCTTGTCAATACTGTACCAATTTGAcgtgaatataataatatataatgatttGTGCTTTCTTTCAGCATGGAGCATCAGTATCTTGTGACAGAGAACATTTGTCACCTGTCCAGATCAGGCCCTTCGCTAATAAGGCAGCACTCTCTGATTATGACAGCCTGGAAGAATCTACTGAAATCTTTCCTATCGAAGATGAAGTCAGTACCACAAATCTGAAGTTAGGTGATTTTGTTCTTGTGAAGTATTGCGGGAAAAAGTCCGTTCAACATTTTGTGGGAAAGATCATTCAAAActttgatgaagatgatgaagctCTGGTGCAATTTATGCGTCGCAAGTCCAGTGTTATGAAAAAACCTTTGTTTGTGTATCCTGAAATGGATGACTTGGATGACATACACATAGACAATATTGTTATGAGATTGCCACCTCCTACAACAACAGGAGGAACCTCACGCACTGGAAAGCAGCATGTTTTTGATGTAGACCTAGGGAACTAcaactgttaagattgtgcactcAAGTATCCTATCATTTGATCATTGCTAACTTTGATTATATTGGCAACTTCTTTATCATTTGTCAGTATTAGCTTAAGATGTTTAGGCTTTAAGACAATTTCATGttgttgacagtaaatctgtatTTACAATTTCTTCCGTAAGACCGTATATATGTGTTCGAGTTGTATTACAATAAAGTTTACAGATATTaatcaatgtgtatattttatttttgcagggctttaagaaaaaagaaaaaaaaaaacaaattttttttattgaatttgacttCAAAGTTTCCCCGGCAGATATCCCAATATAAGGGCTGGGGTACACTGTTACCATCATTTTACTGAAATTGCAACTAAGAGTACTTTATATAATTGCCACTAGTTCTTAATGGCCTTTTCCACACTACTGATACccacaacaaaacacataaagGTCTTAGTTTTTCCCTGACATAGACTGAAGTTTCACCATACTGTCTTTTCCGTTATGCTTGGTCTTTACCGTTTTTGGAATAACGGGAAAGAccaatccatattttttaaattttaattaattatgttttcattaaagttccagctaagatatttccaggcagtgctagtgttgctaattagagataatcagaatgcttgaattgcattttgtaaattattcattttctgaaagtgtctttaccgttatttgctgaattatgtgaaaatgacccatattcactttttatggccaaaatgtgcttttcaggggctgaaaagcatgttttggccgagtatgataattttcattaaaacttgatttctataacttcgaatgatgccaaatgaataacttacttgaattggaccattttacactatgtccattgtagatttgtgtctccgacagttcgtttggttgcgggggacattttcagtttttatggccaaaatgtgcttttcagaggctgaaaagcatgttttggccgagtatgatgatttt from the Stigmatopora argus isolate UIUO_Sarg chromosome 16, RoL_Sarg_1.0, whole genome shotgun sequence genome contains:
- the LOC144091261 gene encoding uncharacterized protein LOC144091261 → MNKRVGTTQRKKENLALEALEAKLTEKQLQLFQRRLENGYDVVHMDLSILSVTERQEYAYWKSWNALMTKACQQGRGSNGKEPLTESSEESDSDDGVERSDDEQSEWNGSDDETSIACYPDSPPHDVVQDQPATSQSLPPRTLDDRPKDLTYQVAALTDTQDRQDILEDQPARQKDQPANEHGASVSCDREHLSPVQIRPFANKAALSDYDSLEESTEIFPIEDEVSTTNLKLGDFVLVKYCGKKSVQHFVGKIIQNFDEDDEALVQFMRRKSSVMKKPLFVYPEMDDLDDIHIDNIVMRLPPPTTTGGTSRTGKQHVFDVDLGNYNC